The stretch of DNA ATTCAACAACTTAAGTTGGCACAAAGACTTGGGGATTTGACCACTAATTTGATTATTGTCCAGGTATAGGCCTTCTAAGTTAGGCATTATATGGCCTAAACCTTCTAGAAGTGGCCCAGAGATGAAATTATCTGAGAGATCTATATGGTTAGCAGAACGATATATTTGTGTTTTACTGCCATTTGACAAAAAATTCCCTGATAGAGAGTTATTATATAGGTAAATATAGCCAAAGTTAATGGGAAAAATAGGAGAGCCACTAAGCTTGTTGTTAGCAAGTCTCACATAGTAAAGTTGTTGCATTGAATGAAGCCAGCTGGGCACAAGCCCAGAGATATTTGCATCAGACAAATAGATTAATGATAGGTTCTTTTGAGTTTGAAGCCATGGAGGAATTTGTCCGTTGATTTTGCAGTTACCGGCGTAGAATGAGTGAAGTTGGAATGGAGGCACCCAATCAGAAGACGGGTTGAGTGTTAGCATCGTATATCCCATGTCAAAATACTTCAAGCTTGAGAGGTTAGCAAAGTGGGGTTCCGACAAAATACCTTCCAATGGATTGACGCTGATATCTAAACTTTGCAGCTTGGAAAGTTTTCCTATTGATGTTGGCACTTTGCCACTCAACTGATTATTAGAAAGATCTAAGGACTCCAAATTTGACGGAAATCTAAGAGTGGATGCTATGCTCAAATTGTTCCCATAAAGATTAAGGACTTGAAGGTTAGTGAGATTACCTAATTCATAAGGAACTAACCCACCAAGACAAGCATTTGAGAGGTAGAGATACCTGAGTTGCTTCATCGAACCCATCAATATCGGAATTGAGTTGTAATTGAAATAATTGTCGCTTAGGTCCAAGCTCTCCAGTTGTCTCAACTGAAGCAAATACACCAATGATTCAAGCTTCTCCATTTTAAGTAAGTGATCAGTCCAGTCTCCGTAAAGATCGAGCTCTAGAATATGACCGGTTGTGTTATCACAACCCACCCTTCTCCAATTGCAGCATTCCTCACCTTCCCACGAAGATGAAACATCTTTGTTGAAATAGGTGAGGTCGTGCTTGAAGCTGAGCAGAGCCGCTCTTTCGAAAGGTTTACACCTCAAAGTTGAGTTACTCGGTGGGTTCCACTTGCAGCTACACAATCGTGACCTGAAAAAGATAACTATGGATATAAGTAGACAAGTTATTACTGTGTTCCCCATTGTTCTGAAGAATTCGTGGTAATGTTAATTTACAGTATTTTGTTTAGTCTATAACACAGAATACAGGTTTGTCGAGGAGACGAGGACAACCTTTATACAGTGTATACGGTAATGTCATTATTGTCAATTGAATGATAACGAGTCGCAACAACATCAATCCCGACCCAAGAGTTCCCCCAAATAACAAACTTAAAAGGCGTCGATGTTCTAGATGGTCCATAGTAAAATTTATAGCAACATTGACTTAGACTAGTCGATATTGCATGCTATGGAGTAAAATTACAAGAGAAGACTTTGATTAACTCCAATATGTGATGACTGATGATCTTAATTTGTGGAGTGCCCGGCAACATAATCTACGTCTCATGTAAAACGATTTGTAAAGAAACATCTAATCAATAATCAAATGTCAAACTTGTTCGTATGAGTACGTCACTTATAAAAGCGAATTATATTAAAAGAAAAATCAGAGAGTAGGAAAATTGGGATAACTGGAGACGACTTTGAATTAAAATATGTGATGAAAACTCTGACTTGAAATATGTGGTTACCTTAAACAAGTTGTGTGTGCCTGCTGAAAACACGTCGAACCGTTGTACATAGTCACATAGACATGCACATGAATTTTAGAAAACGGAAGATTTCTCAAAGAAAAAGAGAATTCAATGGTGTGAATTATATGAATCTTGGCTTTAATGTGACAAACCTCAATTGATGGGAGTTGAATTATTATTTATATAGAACTTCTAATTACGAGCAAGTCTCTTATAAAACGGTTCTATAGTAACGGTTTTTCATGATAAACAACCGGAAaacaattgtttacattttgttacTAATTAGGTGTACGgatttcaattcaattcaaattTGGAGATGATCATGATCTTTTACAGTTTATCCAATCACACGTTCTTTTCTTATTTCAGTAAAAATTGGGGGAAACTGTGTTTGTTTTAAAGGAGTGTGGGGAATCTGAGATTCTTTACACGTGAAAAACAACTCTATTTTATAAAGTTAATAAAGCTCATTTATTTTCTCCACATGTTTTTGGGAAAAATGATTACTCCGAGTTCAAGTACTTTATAGTAAAAGCCTGGAAAAATTCATTATTAAACTCAAAAATTACACATTTAATTGTATTACGTTTGATATATTTCATGAACATAGAGAATAGAAGGGAGTAAGTAATAAGAAGGGTAAAATATcagattataaatttataattgTATGATCGAAGATGAGGGTTGTAATAAATTGATAGACAAAATGCTTTATTAAGTAACCGTATAGAAAACATTATACTCTTTGTATCATAAATAAAGTTAAGCTAGTTATGCTCGTAAGGATGAAGTCTAGTGATTAATAAGACTTTGTGAAATTTCCAAGGGTCTCAAGTTCAAGTAAGGTGGTTAACCCCGGGAAAAGGCTACACATACACATAGTGTACAAAAATTATTCTCCAACATTATTTGGAATCTTTATATCAAGTTATCAACACAATACAAAGCATTATTTGGAATCTTTATATCAAGTTATCAACACAATACAAAGCACATCTATTAACAGAAGATGTTTTTGTCTAGTGGCTAAGACTCTATATTATGGATAGTAAGTTCTACCTTCGAATCCCTTCTCTCTATTGTAATGCCACTAAATACGCGTTTCATTAAACCCAgaaaatgataataataacaaaaaaaaaaaaacaaagcacATCTGTTAGTGAAAGACAACCCATGCTAATTAACTATATCTAAGGTACCCAAGTCATTTTCAAGTCCGAAAATAATAGCATTAATTAGGTAAATCCGGCCAGCATAAAAAAGATGATGTACAACCCAATGCTTACACAGTCGATTTGTTTACTGCATAATACTAATTATACTTTCGCTTCTATACACATTGAAACATAATTATACAAACAATCGTACACAGTACACCATGACAAAATCAGAAAGTAAACAAAGATACAAGAAACCAGAACATTGATAA from Silene latifolia isolate original U9 population chromosome 10, ASM4854445v1, whole genome shotgun sequence encodes:
- the LOC141608669 gene encoding receptor-like protein EIX1 — protein: MGNTVITCLLISIVIFFRSRLCSCKWNPPSNSTLRCKPFERAALLSFKHDLTYFNKDVSSSWEGEECCNWRRVGCDNTTGHILELDLYGDWTDHLLKMEKLESLVYLLQLRQLESLDLSDNYFNYNSIPILMGSMKQLRYLYLSNACLGGLVPYELGNLTNLQVLNLYGNNLSIASTLRFPSNLESLDLSNNQLSGKVPTSIGKLSKLQSLDISVNPLEGILSEPHFANLSSLKYFDMGYTMLTLNPSSDWVPPFQLHSFYAGNCKINGQIPPWLQTQKNLSLIYLSDANISGLVPSWLHSMQQLYYVRLANNKLSGSPIFPINFGYIYLYNNSLSGNFLSNGSKTQIYRSANHIDLSDNFISGPLLEGLGHIMPNLEGLYLDNNQISGQIPKSLCQLKLLNGLDINNNSLSGEIPNCLANLSSLSLVRLSSNKLKGNFPCFNNSDSYQFDLRVEFYLHLNDNMLIGEIPSCLSDLTNLKVLDIGGNHLSGNMLKWFSAEKFRKLQILRIRGNNFNGPIPRLICSLPHLQIMDLAHNYLTGYIPNCLSNLTAMTSPNASQFSITDYVSEVIQGIEYSYTSTLPYLVDIDLSFNNLVGSIPDDMTKISGLLNLNLSYNQLSGTIPVNIGGLKSLESLDLSNNKLRGSIPTSIGELYMLSHLNLSYNNLSGSIPTGNQLQTLSDQASIYAGNPYLCADFLPKKCKGKVDKKDKGSNNKEGKGNKKEKLEKMGFGLVVMSGFATGFWGVVGGLVVNRRWRHAVFGRVEDGYNWLYVIVAVRVTKARRIIRR